From a region of the Corallococcus coralloides DSM 2259 genome:
- a CDS encoding SHOCT domain-containing protein — MREEYVFLVGSWALVFLGGCALVVRLIHQSWRKKQVREHGLPGEATVLECKGTRMYINRSQVFDFLLEVRLPGQAPYQVSLSSRMHDWNVRVMDVGLRLNVKVDPKDPQCVVVLGPVVAQDLGRFLRQGMDAMATGQVAHADPVKALADLQRMADAGLVSEDEYVRKRAEILDRL, encoded by the coding sequence ATGCGCGAGGAATACGTGTTCTTGGTGGGGAGCTGGGCCCTGGTCTTCCTCGGTGGATGCGCGCTCGTCGTGCGCCTGATCCACCAGTCATGGAGGAAGAAGCAGGTCCGCGAACACGGTCTGCCGGGCGAAGCCACGGTGCTGGAGTGCAAGGGCACGCGGATGTACATCAACCGCAGCCAGGTCTTCGACTTCCTGCTGGAGGTGCGGCTGCCCGGTCAGGCGCCGTATCAGGTGTCGTTGAGCAGCCGGATGCACGACTGGAACGTGCGGGTGATGGACGTGGGGCTGCGGCTCAACGTCAAGGTCGACCCGAAGGACCCACAGTGCGTCGTCGTCCTGGGGCCGGTCGTCGCGCAGGACCTGGGCCGGTTCCTCCGCCAGGGCATGGACGCCATGGCGACGGGCCAGGTGGCGCACGCAGACCCCGTGAAGGCCCTGGCGGACCTCCAGCGGATGGCCGACGCGGGCCTCGTCTCGGAGGACGAGTACGTGCGGAAGAGGGCGGAGATCCTCGACCGGCTCTGA